A single region of the Aeromonas hydrophila subsp. hydrophila ATCC 7966 genome encodes:
- the arnF gene encoding 4-amino-4-deoxy-L-arabinose-phosphoundecaprenol flippase subunit ArnF, translated as MSNDHPQGQLPASPARSALKGYLYVLGSILLVTAAQLGMKWGVIQLPTWQMDLAVMLAHPLPLLVILAGVGCYALSLLCWLAALHSTPLNIAYPLLSTSYALVYLLAVNIPLFAEPLEPGKALGVLFILLGAVLVGIKPAAGTKQTG; from the coding sequence ATGAGCAACGACCATCCGCAGGGCCAACTACCGGCCAGCCCTGCAAGATCGGCGCTGAAGGGGTATCTCTACGTGCTCGGCAGCATCTTGCTGGTGACGGCCGCCCAGCTTGGCATGAAGTGGGGGGTGATCCAGCTGCCGACCTGGCAGATGGATCTCGCCGTGATGCTGGCCCATCCGCTGCCGCTGCTGGTGATCCTGGCCGGGGTGGGCTGCTACGCCCTGTCGCTGCTCTGCTGGCTGGCGGCGCTGCACTCCACCCCGCTCAACATCGCCTACCCCCTGCTCAGCACCAGCTATGCGCTGGTCTACCTGCTGGCGGTCAACATCCCGCTCTTCGCCGAACCGCTGGAGCCCGGCAAGGCGCTCGGGGTGCTGTTCATTCTGCTGGGGGCCGTGCTGGTGGGGATCAAGCCTGCAGCCGGTACCAAGCAGACTGGCTAG
- a CDS encoding EamA family transporter produces the protein MDILLLLLVCLLTCGGQMLQKQAVVSWQRRPCNHWQKLRSPWLIASVAALGCGMLLWIYLLQRLPLSMAYPMLSINLVLVLVGSRLFFHEQISYHNWLGVGAIIVGALLLGGLL, from the coding sequence ATGGACATCCTGCTGCTGTTGCTGGTGTGCCTGCTGACCTGCGGCGGCCAGATGCTGCAAAAGCAGGCGGTCGTCAGCTGGCAGCGCCGGCCCTGCAACCACTGGCAGAAGCTGCGCTCACCCTGGCTCATCGCCAGCGTGGCAGCGCTCGGCTGCGGCATGCTGCTCTGGATCTACCTGCTGCAGCGGCTGCCGCTCAGCATGGCCTACCCCATGCTCAGCATCAATCTGGTGCTGGTGCTGGTGGGTTCCAGGCTGTTCTTTCACGAGCAGATCAGCTACCACAACTGGCTGGGGGTAGGGGCCATCATAGTGGGCGCCCTGCTGCTGGGAGGCTTGCTATGA